In the genome of Parus major isolate Abel chromosome 2, Parus_major1.1, whole genome shotgun sequence, one region contains:
- the SLC25A40 gene encoding solute carrier family 25 member 40, whose product MAEMSNINIQKLTIVQQAIASCCGAIITSLFVTPLDVIKTRLQTQNNPFHKGKCLVSSNGLMDHVYVCENGDSKARYKKPGHFKGTLDAFVKIIRIEGIKSLWSGLSPTLIMAVPTTVIYFTCYDQLCEALKNRLGKHDEHIPAIAGSLSRFNSATVVSPLELIRTQMQYRRLSYKQLYLLISTKVAVDGWSSLWRGWTSTILRDVPFSAMYWYNYERFKKMMCKEVGTSEPTFFVSFTSGAASGSIAAVTTQPFDVVKTHRQTQLWESETLKIPQRDSKSTWAIMRKIVARNGMSGLFAGITPRLFKVAPACAIMISTYEYGKSFFSHLNEKKNQRP is encoded by the exons ATGGCTGAAATGAGTAATATCAATATACAAAAACTTACCATTGTTCAGCAAGCAATAGCCTCTTGTTGTGGAGCTATAATTACATCATTATTTG tAACTCCTCTTGATGTTATCAAAACTCGACTGCAAACCCAAAACAATCCGTTCCATAAAG GGAAGTGTTTGGTGTCCTCCAATGGCCTTATGGATCATGTATATGTTTGTGAAAATGGGGACAGCAAAGCCAGGTATAAAAAACCTGGGCATTTCAAAGGGACATTG GATGcatttgtgaaaataattcGAATAGAGGGAATTAAGTCACTGTGGAGTGGACTTTCCCCAACACT AATAATGGCAGTTCCTACCACAGTAATCTATTTTACTTGCTATGACCAGCTGTGTGAAGCTTTGAAAAATAGACTAGGAAAGCATGATGAGCACATTCCAGCTATTGCAGGTTCCTTAAGCAGAT TCAATTCTGCTACTGTGGTGAGTCCCCTGGAGCTGATCAGAACTCAAATGCAGTATCGCAGGTTGTCCTACAAGCAGCTGTACCTGTTAATCAGCACTAAAGTGGCTGTAGATGGGTGGTCCTCCCTGTGGCGGGGCTGGACTTCTACTATTCTGAGAGATGTACCTTTCTCAG CAATGTATTGGTATAATTATGAGCGTTTCAAGAAGATGATGTGCAAGGAAGTTGGTACAAGTGAACCTacattttttgtctcttttacTTCAGGAGCAGCATCTGGCTCT ATTGCAGCTGTCACAACTCAGCCATTTGATGTAGTGAAAACACATAGGCAGACTCAACTTTGGGAGAGTGAGACCTTAAAAA TTCCACAGAGGGACAGTAAATCAACCTGGGCAATTATGAGGAAAATTGTCGCTAGAAATGGGATGTCTGGATTATTTGCTG GTATTACTCCACGGCTGTTTAAAGTTGCTCCTGCTTGTGCCATAATGATCAGCACGTATGAATATGGaaagtctttcttttctcatttaaatgaaaaaaagaatcaacGTCCTTAA
- the DBF4 gene encoding protein DBF4 homolog A isoform X2, protein MKPSAAEAADKGARPPYGIQGKTEKIKSSLKNVRKDTGKPEKLRFKPLTGKVFYLDIPSNVISEKLGKDLKELGGRVESFLSKDINYLVTNKKEAKFASTLGQISPVPSPESASNGGNGSPHPSNRKDRPDGSSFKIVDTVRMSRGRSLVEKAIKEQDLIPSGSILSNALSWGVKILHIDDVKNCIEQKKRELYLIKRAGSSSKDVGKHITAQKSKSRLKIPFIRVEDRSRQYRPFYLQLLSFPFLNYCVPKPYSPFEVDKKYPSGQKQTQTKERNKINSDKDCGMPAQFPQDKRKRGYCECCGKKYEDLQTHLESERHQNFAQSTQYKVVDDIISKLVYEFVAYKDDDTGKIKGTKCSTGYFSPIIGKITRPDELKERLKKQRISLKTYSWKDTAMQALKLDRQPAEVQPNSVPIPAPASASVCSVLYRHPPQPLELKSKFRINNESIKTDCPCAVKLRETVVSSNSIQPPLQKTDRVYTENSSRASKPFSKEILEPDVSKKNVECFQEGMDTLYSHSEVTNFSEKDKNLLQQKRKLNNSVVLPAKCLKKTDANPTYVKKHHDLRDNHQQMQHNVVLEAEVSDTTVNKELYASAASTAHSSTSGKLHRKVKLNLKRNKRETQKQNMELCVKNSDGLSVPEEKRSTCSSPLQSLLELFQTSERNSEFGGFSSYTENICSMSINDTCEGQNANVVWSLFSTSSSSPFFGF, encoded by the exons ATGAAGCCAAGCGCTGCCGAGGCCGCCGACAAAGGAGCGCGTCCCC cataTGGAAtacaaggaaaaacagaaaagataaaatcttccctgaaaaatgtgagaaaagaCACAGGAAAACCAGAGAAACTCAGATTTAAGCCACTCACTGGGAAGGTGTTTTACCTCGATATCCCATCAAATGTGATCTCTGAAAAGTTaggaaaggacctcaaagagCTGGGAGGG cgAGTGGAGAGTTTTCTTAGTAAAGATATCAACTATCTGGTGACTAACAAAAAGGAGGCAAAATTTGCATCAACTCTTGGCCAGATTTCTCCTGTTCCGAGTCCAGAATCTGCATCTAATGGAGGAAATGGTTCACCTCATCCTAGCAACCGAAAAGATCGACCTGATGGAAGTTCATTTAAGATAGTAGATACA GTACGTATGAGCAGAGGAAGATCCTTGGTTGAAAAAGCAATCAAAGAACAG GACTTAATCCCCTCTGGTAGTATACTATCCAATGCTTTGAGCTGGGGAGTGAAGATACTTCATATTGatg ATGTTAAGAATTGCattgaacaaaagaaaagggagCTCTATCTAATCAAAAGAGCAGGCAGTTCTTCTAAAGATGTG GGGAAACACATTACTGCTCAAAAGTCAAAAA GTAGATTGAAAATTCCATTTATCAGGGTGGAAGATAGGAGTCG CCAGTACCGACCATTTTATCTGCAGTTACTgagttttccatttctgaacTATTGTGTTCCAAAGCCATATAGTCCATTTGAGGTGGATAAGAAGTATCCTTCTGGTCAAAAGCAAACTCAGACTAAGGAAAG aaacaaaataaacagtgaCAAGGATTGTGGAATGCCTGCTCAGTTTCCTCAggacaaaagaaagagaggatATTGTGAATGTTGTGGGAAGAAATATGAAGATCTGCAAACA cATCTTGAAAGTGAACGGCACCAAAATTTTGCACAAAGCACACAGTATAAAGTTGTTGATGATATAATCTCAAAGTTAGTTTATGAGTTTGTTGCATACAAAGATGAtgatacaggaaaaataaaagg GACAAAATGTAGCACAGGATATTTTTCTCCTATTATTGGAAAGATAACCAGACCAGATGAGTTAAAAGAGCGACTGAAAAAGCAACgcatttctttgaaaacttACTCCTGGAAGGATACTGCAATGCAGGCACTCAAACTGGATCGCCAGCCTGCAGAAGTACAACCAAATTCTGTGCCAATACCTGCCCCTGCTTCTGCATCTGTCTGTTCAGTTCTTTATCGTCACCCACCACAACCTTTGGAACTAAAAAGTAAGTTCAGAATTAATAATGAAAGTATTAAGACTGATTGCCCCTGTGCTGTGAAGTTAAGAGAGACTGTTGTATCATCAAATTCCATACAACCACCCCTTCAGAAAACTGACAGAGTGTACACCGAGAACTCGTCTAGAGCTTCTAAGCCATTCAGCAAGGAAATACTGGAACCAGATGTAAGTAAAAAGAATGTGGAGTGTTTTCAGGAAGGAATGGATACTTTATATTCTCATAGTGAAGTTacaaatttcagtgaaaaagacaaaaacttattacagcaaaaaagaaaattaaataattcagtagTTCTTCCAGcaaagtgtttgaaaaaaacagatgcCAATCCTACATATGTCAAGAAACATCACGATTTACGTGATAATCATCAACAAATGCAGCACAATGTCGTTCTGGAGGCTGAAGTATCTGATACTACTGTGAACAAAGAACTTTATGCatcagctgccagcactgcccacagTTCAACGTCTGgaaagctgcacagaaaagtgaagcttaatttaaaaaggaataagaGAGAAACCCAGAAACAGAATATGGAGTTATGTGTAAAGAATTCAGATGGACTGTCTGTTCCTGAAGAGAAGAGAAGCACTTGTAGCTCACCACTGCAGTCCCTGTTGGAGTTATTTCAGACAAGtgaaagaaattcagaatttggAGGTTTTTCAAGTTACACTGAGAACATATGTTCAATGAGCATAAATGATACATGTGAAGGGCAGAATGCAAATGTTGTGTGGTCATTATTTTCCACTTCATCCTCATCTCCATTTTTTGGATTTTAA
- the DBF4 gene encoding protein DBF4 homolog A isoform X1, giving the protein MKPSAAEAADKGARPPYGIQGKTEKIKSSLKNVRKDTGKPEKLRFKPLTGKVFYLDIPSNVISEKLGKDLKELGGRVESFLSKDINYLVTNKKEAKFASTLGQISPVPSPESASNGGNGSPHPSNRKDRPDGSSFKIVDTVRMSRGRSLVEKAIKEQDLIPSGSILSNALSWGVKILHIDDVKNCIEQKKRELYLIKRAGSSSKDVGKHITAQKSKTGRLKIPFIRVEDRSRQYRPFYLQLLSFPFLNYCVPKPYSPFEVDKKYPSGQKQTQTKERNKINSDKDCGMPAQFPQDKRKRGYCECCGKKYEDLQTHLESERHQNFAQSTQYKVVDDIISKLVYEFVAYKDDDTGKIKGTKCSTGYFSPIIGKITRPDELKERLKKQRISLKTYSWKDTAMQALKLDRQPAEVQPNSVPIPAPASASVCSVLYRHPPQPLELKSKFRINNESIKTDCPCAVKLRETVVSSNSIQPPLQKTDRVYTENSSRASKPFSKEILEPDVSKKNVECFQEGMDTLYSHSEVTNFSEKDKNLLQQKRKLNNSVVLPAKCLKKTDANPTYVKKHHDLRDNHQQMQHNVVLEAEVSDTTVNKELYASAASTAHSSTSGKLHRKVKLNLKRNKRETQKQNMELCVKNSDGLSVPEEKRSTCSSPLQSLLELFQTSERNSEFGGFSSYTENICSMSINDTCEGQNANVVWSLFSTSSSSPFFGF; this is encoded by the exons ATGAAGCCAAGCGCTGCCGAGGCCGCCGACAAAGGAGCGCGTCCCC cataTGGAAtacaaggaaaaacagaaaagataaaatcttccctgaaaaatgtgagaaaagaCACAGGAAAACCAGAGAAACTCAGATTTAAGCCACTCACTGGGAAGGTGTTTTACCTCGATATCCCATCAAATGTGATCTCTGAAAAGTTaggaaaggacctcaaagagCTGGGAGGG cgAGTGGAGAGTTTTCTTAGTAAAGATATCAACTATCTGGTGACTAACAAAAAGGAGGCAAAATTTGCATCAACTCTTGGCCAGATTTCTCCTGTTCCGAGTCCAGAATCTGCATCTAATGGAGGAAATGGTTCACCTCATCCTAGCAACCGAAAAGATCGACCTGATGGAAGTTCATTTAAGATAGTAGATACA GTACGTATGAGCAGAGGAAGATCCTTGGTTGAAAAAGCAATCAAAGAACAG GACTTAATCCCCTCTGGTAGTATACTATCCAATGCTTTGAGCTGGGGAGTGAAGATACTTCATATTGatg ATGTTAAGAATTGCattgaacaaaagaaaagggagCTCTATCTAATCAAAAGAGCAGGCAGTTCTTCTAAAGATGTG GGGAAACACATTACTGCTCAAAAGTCAAAAA CAGGTAGATTGAAAATTCCATTTATCAGGGTGGAAGATAGGAGTCG CCAGTACCGACCATTTTATCTGCAGTTACTgagttttccatttctgaacTATTGTGTTCCAAAGCCATATAGTCCATTTGAGGTGGATAAGAAGTATCCTTCTGGTCAAAAGCAAACTCAGACTAAGGAAAG aaacaaaataaacagtgaCAAGGATTGTGGAATGCCTGCTCAGTTTCCTCAggacaaaagaaagagaggatATTGTGAATGTTGTGGGAAGAAATATGAAGATCTGCAAACA cATCTTGAAAGTGAACGGCACCAAAATTTTGCACAAAGCACACAGTATAAAGTTGTTGATGATATAATCTCAAAGTTAGTTTATGAGTTTGTTGCATACAAAGATGAtgatacaggaaaaataaaagg GACAAAATGTAGCACAGGATATTTTTCTCCTATTATTGGAAAGATAACCAGACCAGATGAGTTAAAAGAGCGACTGAAAAAGCAACgcatttctttgaaaacttACTCCTGGAAGGATACTGCAATGCAGGCACTCAAACTGGATCGCCAGCCTGCAGAAGTACAACCAAATTCTGTGCCAATACCTGCCCCTGCTTCTGCATCTGTCTGTTCAGTTCTTTATCGTCACCCACCACAACCTTTGGAACTAAAAAGTAAGTTCAGAATTAATAATGAAAGTATTAAGACTGATTGCCCCTGTGCTGTGAAGTTAAGAGAGACTGTTGTATCATCAAATTCCATACAACCACCCCTTCAGAAAACTGACAGAGTGTACACCGAGAACTCGTCTAGAGCTTCTAAGCCATTCAGCAAGGAAATACTGGAACCAGATGTAAGTAAAAAGAATGTGGAGTGTTTTCAGGAAGGAATGGATACTTTATATTCTCATAGTGAAGTTacaaatttcagtgaaaaagacaaaaacttattacagcaaaaaagaaaattaaataattcagtagTTCTTCCAGcaaagtgtttgaaaaaaacagatgcCAATCCTACATATGTCAAGAAACATCACGATTTACGTGATAATCATCAACAAATGCAGCACAATGTCGTTCTGGAGGCTGAAGTATCTGATACTACTGTGAACAAAGAACTTTATGCatcagctgccagcactgcccacagTTCAACGTCTGgaaagctgcacagaaaagtgaagcttaatttaaaaaggaataagaGAGAAACCCAGAAACAGAATATGGAGTTATGTGTAAAGAATTCAGATGGACTGTCTGTTCCTGAAGAGAAGAGAAGCACTTGTAGCTCACCACTGCAGTCCCTGTTGGAGTTATTTCAGACAAGtgaaagaaattcagaatttggAGGTTTTTCAAGTTACACTGAGAACATATGTTCAATGAGCATAAATGATACATGTGAAGGGCAGAATGCAAATGTTGTGTGGTCATTATTTTCCACTTCATCCTCATCTCCATTTTTTGGATTTTAA